In Bacillus weihaiensis, the genomic stretch ATCCTCAGTTACATTGTCACTTCCACCAATTAGAATGGCATCTGTACCTGATTCACATACTTTCTCTAAGTCTTCATCACTAATATCTTTATCTGGATCGAGCTTAAACACATGCTTCCACTCGTTAATATCGTACATAGCTGGACTCCTCCAATTCAAAAACATCCATTTCATCATTATAACAAATTACAGACAAGCACAAAAAGGTAAAAAGAAGGTAATAGAGGAAAGAGGTATGATTATTAATGGTTTTTTTCATAGGGTAAGTAGTGGCGATATAGGTTTAGTTCTATATAGGTAAAAAGAAGCATGCTTAAACGGGCAGGAATGAAAGTCCCCCCCTTATTGCCTTACCTATAAACCAATTACATTGTATTACAGTTAGTTAAAGGTTCTTCTATCTACTTCTTCTACAAGAAGATACAGGAGGTTCATAAGCTTATGCGAATGTTCTTTCGCTGCATAATATCTTACTCTCTCTATCATCACCTGTAATTCGAAATCGGAAAAACACCTTATGAGGTCCTTTTCATCCATTATTCTCACCCCCTCACTTGGGGGAGACAACTAATATTACCATTAATAGAAATCATTGTATTTAAGGAAAAAGTCACCTTGTGCCGATTTCATGACAAGACCCAAAAATTTTCTATATGGTCTAGCTAAAAATATGGTAAAATAAGGGTGGTGTTATTCCACTGTTTCACGTTATATTTAGAGATTTTATTATGACTTTATTACTTTTACTAAAGAGTATTATTAGTCACATTAGGCCCTTGAGCTACGAAAAGGAATAAAGAGAGAAAGTTTTAGTTGATACATGTTTATTGATTTACTTTAAGCAGCTACTTAAAAAATTCATGCGAGGTATGGTGAAGAAAAATGTCTGAACTCTATAAGGCCGGCTTTTTTATACGAGTATTGGCCGCTATTTTAGATACATTGATAATCATGACCCCCATCGCAATGATTACGTACTTTATTACAGGAGACGTATCATTAAAATGGACACAGGGTGTATTCTTTACGATCGTTTATTTCATTTACCTTACTGTTTTACCGATCGTTTGGAAAGGATATGTCATTGGAAAACGGATTGTAAACATACCGATTGAAAAATTAAATGGGGATCATCTAAAAATGTCGGATATGATTCTTCGAGAAGTGGTGGGGAAATTTGTTTTAGGCTATGTCACTTTTGGTATCACAACCGTTGTAAGTGGTTTAATGGTGCTACTTAGAAAAGATAAAAGAGCTATTCACGATTTTATGGCAGGAACACAGGTTTCTTCTAAATAATTCTTAACTGCTCCTTTTTACTACAAGAAAAAGCACCCCAAAGGTATTTTCTCTACCTTTTGGAGTGCTAGATTCACAAGTCAGTTTACACTATTCGTTCCACCTGATAGCTTTATTCAGGGAATTTTATTCCTTACCTTCTGTTTCTTCTTTATCCCCATGAACGCGTTCAAGTGCCATCTGATAGGCATCATTTCCGTAATTTAAACAACGCTTCACACGAGAGATTGTTGCTGTGCTAGCGCCCGTTTCTGTTTCAATCTTATGATACGTAAAACCATCACGTAGCATTCTAGCAACCTCTAGTCTTTGAGCCAATGATTGAATTTCATTTACTGTACAAAGGTCATCGAAAAATCGATAACACTCTTCTAAGTCATTTAACGATAAAATGGATTGAAAAAGCTGATCAAGCTCTTTTCCACGTAGTTTTTCAATTTGCATATTCATTCTCCTTTTGCTTTTACGATTGAACTAGAAATGATGTAGATAAATCCGGCACGATATTAATCCACGTTCTTCCAGGAGCAAGCTTCACAGCTTCCCCACCCGAAACAGGGAGAATTCTTCCATCTTTGTTTTCCCATTCGACTTCATATTGCCTTCCATTTTGGAATAATAAAGCCTTACCACCTGAAGTGAGGTTTATATCGCGTCTTCCATAATCGTCCTTGATTTGATGATCCATTTCCACTACAAAGACATTCGCTAGCGAGATTGCTTCACCAGATTCTAAATCAACGGTCTGTTCGTTATTACTATATCGACTATATCTCTTGTCAGCTTGATTATACTCATAAGTTGCTTGCCACGTTAATGAATTGTCATATTTTATGACAAACTTGTTAAGAGGTTCTCCTATTAACTCACTCGTTTCCTCTTCCTTTAAAAAATCTAAAGGCTCAACATCTGTGGTGGTTTCAAATCCTTCGTTTTCTGCACCCTTTAAAATATTCTCCTTTGAAATATAGGAGTTATGAGGTGCTACTCGATGATCTGCTCTCCAAAAGAGACTTCCATCATACTCCATACCATTTATTGAATTTACTTCGCCATTATCTAATTTCTCTTTTGCAATCGGACTATAGCCATGAGCTATATAAAGTGATTGAAACCCTTTACTTAAATCAATATAATAAGGTCTGGCACTTCTAACCGGTCCAATAATGTCTGGAATCTCACTTTGAAACACTGCTAAAAAGCGTGTGATATTCCCTTCAGCAAGTACTTCGTAAACTAAGTCTGCCTTATGCAGCCCTGATTGTGGTCTAGCTGCGGGATGATTGTTGATCATAACCGCTACGGGACGTTGAGTAATCTCCTCTTGCTCTGCTACTAGGCCAGTTAGAGGATGATGAATGGTTTCTACCTCAACTGCAGCTGGTTGTTCTTGTTGTATTAGTTGATCTTCATTTACTGATGCTATGTCTTCCTCTTTACTACAAGCACTCATAAGGAGAAGGCTTGAAAAGAGAAGAATTGAGACTTTTCCCTTTAACAAATTAACACAACCTTATCATAATATCCACTTTTATATTTTAACGCATTATCGATGGAAAGAGTACCGTTTTTTTCATGACGTCAAAAATCCCTCTAGGTGTCATTCTTATATAAGGTAGATGAGTTGAAGATAGAAATAAAAGCGAATAAATAGGGTCATCAAAAGGATATCCCCTCTCTTTCAGTAACCTCATTAACTCATTTTGCTTCTTCATAACAATTGGTAGCTCATCACCTGATGCCCCACCGTTTAAGACGAGTGGTAGCTCAAATATCACCTTTCCATTTTCCGTTAATACGATTCCACCACCAATTTCCTTCATCCGTTTACACGCTGCTATCATTTCAGATTTGTTTTTTCCGATCACGATCACATCGCCTGTCGTGGAGTAAGAGCTTGCAAAGCCTTGAATTTGTTTTGCAAAGCCCTTAATAAATGTATTAATCCTCCATTCACCGTTTCGATCAATCAGAGCCAGAAAGCTTTCATCATGATCGTAAGAAATTTCTGGAATTGAACTGTCTAGTGTAATCGAATATGGTTCCATAATAACCGCATTTCTCATTTTCATACCAAGAGGCATAGAAAATTGCAAGTCATCTATTGTTAAATCCCAGCTAAACGTCGCCTCTTGTAGCCCGTAATCTCCCCAATTTACTTCGTGCTCATCTTGAACCACTTCATGATTTTTCCTTAGCCAAACCCCTTTAGAAAGAACACTAGAAGGGTTAGGTTCATCAATACTTTCCAAGATATTTAGAGTTGCGATTTTACCAGGTGAGATAGATCCAATCTGATCGTCAATCCGGTAATACTTCGCGATATTAAACGAAGCCATATGATAAGCATCAATTGCAGGAACATTGTATTCTAAAGCTATATCAATACATTGATTGATCATTCCTTTTTGATAAAAAGCAGGTGTTGCTCCATCTGTTGTATAGTAGAGATGATCGTATGTCGTAAGTCCTTCATCTTGAATTTCTTTTAGTAGCTTTTGCAAATCAGGACGAATGGAAGAGTGCCTTAATGCTGCGGTGTATCCAAGTCTTAACCTTCTCATCACGTCTTTTCCCGTCATCGATTCATGATCACTATCAACACCAAACAGCTTCATTTTCGTTAACGTATTAACCGACGCACCTGGAAAATGACCTTCCATGCGTTTTCCTTGTCTCTTTGTTTCCTGCAGCCAATATAACAGCCAGTCATCCCCATCAGCAAGCTTAGGCCAGCCTGTTAGTTCGCCACCTTGGATCACGGCATCATGCTCCAACCATTTTTTCACAAAATCATGAGAAAAAATCGTATCCTCTGCATGTACTTCTGTTTGTAAATCAAAGCGTGCCCACCAATAAAAGTGATACGGAAGCTGTTCTAAATCATCAAGTAAAGTAAGCGCTTTCTTTTTCTGGCTATATAAAAGCAGAAAAAGATTATCGTTGATGAATGTAGTTGTTCCCGTTTGCGACACATACTTTGCTAAAGTATGGGGATTATATAACTGAAATGGATGGACATGTGGATCAATATAGCCTGGCACAATCACCTTTGTTGAGCAATCAATGACTTCGCACTCTGCTAGTTGTCCAGGTAGGTTTTTACCGACATAGATGATACGATCATCTAAAATCCATATGTTCGCCTTCACCCATTGCCTTAAAAACGAATTTAGGTAGGTCGCGTTTTTCAACACAATCGTTGGTGCCAATGTATTTGTTAATACATCAATTTGTTGACGTATTTGATTATTCTTCCATTTGAACTTTTTTTGGGGCATACAAAACCCTCCATGATTAGTTTAATGTAATTCTATGTTAACATATGGAATTTAGTAACGCATTAACGTTTTATTGGATTTTCATGACAATTTTTAGGGAGGAATGTCGTATGGTACGTCCAAACATTGGAATAGTGAATGCCTTAATACGTATTACATGCGGGTTGGCTTTGCTTTCCTTTTCAACAGCAAAATATTGCAAAAAACCGTGGAGAGATTCTTATATTTTCGTGATGATATTGGCAGCTATGAAGGTTGGAGAAGGTATTGTACGCTTCTGCCCAATCACGTATCTATTTGAACAAAACGATACTTATTTTTTCGAGGATGACGAAGATGATTTTGATGAGGATGACATAGAGGTTACGTATAATCCATCTTAATTAATTCTAGGAAAACTTATCATTAAAAACAGGACTGGTTCACTCTACAACCAGTCCCATCTACTCAATTGGAGGTGCTTTTATTGTTTTTAGAATATTTAACGGACATGTCGTTTATCTTCATTGCTTTAATAGGTGGAATTGTTGCTCTATTATTTGTATACATTAAGAAACGACGTGCTTAATTGCTTTGTTCCCAATATCTTTTCGATAAAATAACGCCGGTGCAGCAATTTGCTCAACCAATGAATACGCCTCTTTTTGTGCATCAGAAATCGACTCACCGAATCCCGCTACAACGATTACGCGACCGCCATTATTCACAAATTGTTCTTCAACTCTTTTCGTTCCAGCATGAAAAATGACGGCATTTCCATGGGTATGTTGAAGCGTTCCGATTGGACGTCCTTTTTCATAGTCATTAGGATAGCCATTAGAAGCTAATACCACACCTAAGACAGCCTTATCTGTCCATTGAAGCTCAACTGGCTGATCCTGTAATAGCCCCATTAAAAACTCAACTAAATCAGATTCTAACCTTGGGAGTACAACCTGTGTTTCTGGATCTCCAAATCGCGCATTAAATTCAATGACTTTAGGACCCTGTTCCGTTAAGATCAGACCTGCATATAAGATCCCTGTAAAGGAGCTTCCTTCACTTACAAGGGCTTTTGCCGCTGGTTTTAATATGGTTTCAACCGCCTCTGCAACAACTTCATCCGAAATTTGCGGTACAGGAGAATACGCACCCATTCCACCAGTATTTGGGCCCTCATCATTGTCATAAGCACGCTTATGGTCTTGTGCAATCACCATCGGGTAAACTTTTTCTCCTTTAACAAATGCCATTAAGGAAAATTCTTCACCAGCTAAAAATTCTTCAATAACAACAGAGCTAGATGCCTCACCGAACTTCTCGTTCTCAAGCATATCTGTCACACTTGCTAATGCAACATCAAGAGTTTCTGCAACAGTAACCCCTTTTCCAGCCGCTAATCCGTCCGCTTTAATGACAATCGGAGCACCCTTTTCTTGAATATAAGCCTTAGCCTCTTCTACATCAGTAAAGGTTTGATAGTCGGCAGTCGGAATGTTGTATTTTATCATCAATTCCTTTGCAAAATTTTTGCTCCCTTCAATAAGCGCAGCCTTTTGCCTAGGACCAAAGATTTTCAATCCTGCTTCTTCAAAATCATCAACGATCCCATTTAATAATGGAACCTCTGGACCGACAATTGTTAAGTCAATTTGTTGCTCTTTTGCAAATGCTAAAAGTGCCTCGTTATCCGTCTCGCTCAATGGAACTCTTGTTGCAAGATTGTCCATACCGTCGTTTCCTGGCGCGACGAATACTTCTGTTACAAGCTTACTTTGTGCGACCTTCCAGACAAGCGCATGCTCACGTCCGCCTTGACCAATAATAAGTACCTTCATATTTACACCGTCCTCTTAATGTTTAAAATGACGTACTCCTGTAAACACCATCGTGATGCCATATTCATCTGCCATTCGGATGGAATCCTCATCTTTAATCGATCCACCTGGTTGAATAATTGCTGTAACACCAGCTTTAGCAGCCGCTTCAACAGTATCAGACATTGGGAAAAATGCGTCTGAACCTAATGCACTGCCTTGAGCTTTTTCTAAAGCTTGCTCAATTGCAATCTTCGCTGCGCCCACGCGGTTCATCTGTCCTGCGCCAACTCCTACTGTCATTTCATCCTTCGCTAACACAATCGCATTAGACTTCACATGCTTAACAACCTTCCAAGCTAACGTGAGATCCTTCCATTCTTGATCAGAAGGCTCGCGCTTAGTTGGAATGGTCACCTCCACATCGTCTAATGATAGAGTATCCTCATCCTGAACAAGTAAGCCACCACGTACAGACTGCAGTACTTTTTCAGGCTTAGATAATACCTTCACATCAATTGTAAGGAGGCGTAAATTCTTTTTCGCTGTTAAGATATCTAACGCTTCTTGACTAAAGGAAGGAGCAATGACAATCTCAAGGAAAATTTCATGCAGCTTCGTTGCTGTTTCTCCGTCTACCTCGTGGTTTAATGCAACAATCCCGCCAAAAATAGATGTTGGATCTGCTTCATAGCATCGAGCAAATGCTTCTACAGTTGAGGCTCCAACACCAACTCCACATGGATTCATATGCTTGACTGCAACGGCTGCCGGCTCAGTGAATTCACGAACAATTTGGAGAGCTGCATCTGCATCCTTAATGTTGTTGAACGAAAGCTCTTTCCCGTGAAGCTGCTTTGCGTTTGCTAGAGAAGCGACAGGGACAAAAGGCTTTTGATAGAAGCTTGCTTTTTGATGAGGATTTTCACCATAACGGAGTGCTTGCTTTTTCTCAAATGTGTATGTTACAGATTCAGGGTCCTCTTCGCCCACTTTTTTTGTTAAAAATTCAGCAATTAACGCATCATATGCTGCTGTATGTCTGAAAACCTTCGCTGCTAAACGTTGTTTTTTCTCTAAGGAAACCTCTCCAGACGCTTTTAATTCTTCTAGTACGACTTGATAATCCTGTGGATCAACAAGGACCGTCACATCTTCATGATTTTTCGCCGCTGAACGAAGCATCGATGGACCACCGATATCAATGTTTTCAATCGCATCCTGGAACTCGACATCAGGCTTAGCAATCGTTTCTTTAAACGGATATAGGTTCACAACCACCATATCAATCGTTTCAATCTTATTTTGCTCTAGCTGCTCCATATGATTTGGGTTGTTTCGTACCGCTAAAAGTCCACCATGGATATTTGGATGTAACGTCTTCACACGACCATCCATAATTTCTGGGAATCCTGTCACCTCTGAGATCCCAATAACCTTTAGACCATTCTCTTCTAAAAGAGATTTTGTTCCACCTGTTGAAATGACTTCAACCCCTAAATCAATAAGTTCCTTAACAAAAGGAACAAGGTTTTCTTTATTCGATACACTGACTAGTGCGCGTTTTACTGTCATGATTTTCACCTCTAGCTTTATTTTGACACCAATTGTTGGATAACCTTAGGGTACAACACATGCTCTACTTTGTGAATTTTTTTGGCTAATGTTTCTTCCGTCTCTCCTTCATCGACACGAATTGGCTCTTGGTCGATAATCGGACCTGTATCCATTCCAGCATCAACGAAATGAACTGTGACACCTGTTACTTTTACTCCGGCACGATATGCTTGTCCGATTGCATCCTTCCCAGGAAATGAAGGTAATAAAGAGGGATGAATATTGACAATCCTCTTCTCAAAGGCCCCTAAAAGCGTCTCACCAATCAATCGCATATACCCTGCTAAAATGATGTAATCAACATGATACTCCTTAAGCTTCTCTAAGATCGCTTGTTCATATTGAACCTTTGTTTCAAACTGCTTTGGTAGGATACAAAAGACAGGAAGATCAAAAGCTTCCGCTCGCTTTATCACACCTGCTCCTTCTTTGTCTGTTAGAACAAGAGCCACTTTGGCATCGATCTTCCCTTTTTGTATTTCCTCGGCAATTGCTTGAAAGTTACTTCCATTTCCTGAAGCAAATACAGCCAGCTTCTTCATCGAAGAGCGCCTCCACCGAATGTCACACCTTCACCTTTTGTCACGCGCCCAATGATAAATGCCTTTTCTCCGTGTGACTCAAGCTCTTGTATAACACCGTGTAAATGATTTTCTTGAACGGCAAGAACAAATCCAATTCCCATATTAAACACATTAAATAGATCCTCTTTATCTACCTGTCCCTTTTCTTGAATAAAGTCAAAAATCGCAGGAATTGGCCAGGATCCATAATCAATTTCAGCACCCGTACCCTCAGGAAGCATTCTTGGAATATTCTCAATGAAGCCGCCACCTGTAATGTGAGCCATTCCATCGATTGGGTATTTCTTTAATGCTTCTAATACAGGCTTTACGTAAATTTTTGTTGGAGTTAATAAGACCTCACCTAACGTTTCTTCAAATGGCTCATAGACCTCTTTAAGATCCAGCTTGTTATCCTCAAGTAGGATCTTACGTACAAGCGAATAACCGTTACTATGAATACCACTTGATGAAAGGCCAACTAACACATGACCTGGTTCAATCGTTTGCCCCGTTACAATCTTTTCTTTTTCTACGGCACCGACAGAGAACCCCGCTACATCGTACTCATCCATTTCATATAAGCCAGGCATTTCTGCTGTTTCACCACCAACAAGAGCACAGCCTGCTTGTTCACAGCCATCTGCAATTCCTTTGACGATTTGCTCAATCTTTTCAGGCACTGCCTTTCCTACTGCTAAATAATCTAAGAAAAATAACGGCTCTGCCCCTTGAGCCAAAATATCATTTACACACATGGCAACAGCATCTACACCAATTGTGTCATGCTTATCCGTTAAAAAAGCAAGCTTTAGCTTCGTTCCCACACCATCTGTTCCTGAAACAAGGACTGGGTTACGGTACGGTAATTCACTCAAATCAAACATTCCACCAAAGCCACCAAGACCACCTAAGACACCAGGTCGAATTGTTTTTGCTACATGTTTTTTCATTC encodes the following:
- a CDS encoding YerC/YecD family TrpR-related protein gives rise to the protein MQIEKLRGKELDQLFQSILSLNDLEECYRFFDDLCTVNEIQSLAQRLEVARMLRDGFTYHKIETETGASTATISRVKRCLNYGNDAYQMALERVHGDKEETEGKE
- a CDS encoding DUF3048 domain-containing protein, yielding MLKGKVSILLFSSLLLMSACSKEEDIASVNEDQLIQQEQPAAVEVETIHHPLTGLVAEQEEITQRPVAVMINNHPAARPQSGLHKADLVYEVLAEGNITRFLAVFQSEIPDIIGPVRSARPYYIDLSKGFQSLYIAHGYSPIAKEKLDNGEVNSINGMEYDGSLFWRADHRVAPHNSYISKENILKGAENEGFETTTDVEPLDFLKEEETSELIGEPLNKFVIKYDNSLTWQATYEYNQADKRYSRYSNNEQTVDLESGEAISLANVFVVEMDHQIKDDYGRRDINLTSGGKALLFQNGRQYEVEWENKDGRILPVSGGEAVKLAPGRTWINIVPDLSTSFLVQS
- a CDS encoding adenine deaminase C-terminal domain-containing protein is translated as MPQKKFKWKNNQIRQQIDVLTNTLAPTIVLKNATYLNSFLRQWVKANIWILDDRIIYVGKNLPGQLAECEVIDCSTKVIVPGYIDPHVHPFQLYNPHTLAKYVSQTGTTTFINDNLFLLLYSQKKKALTLLDDLEQLPYHFYWWARFDLQTEVHAEDTIFSHDFVKKWLEHDAVIQGGELTGWPKLADGDDWLLYWLQETKRQGKRMEGHFPGASVNTLTKMKLFGVDSDHESMTGKDVMRRLRLGYTAALRHSSIRPDLQKLLKEIQDEGLTTYDHLYYTTDGATPAFYQKGMINQCIDIALEYNVPAIDAYHMASFNIAKYYRIDDQIGSISPGKIATLNILESIDEPNPSSVLSKGVWLRKNHEVVQDEHEVNWGDYGLQEATFSWDLTIDDLQFSMPLGMKMRNAVIMEPYSITLDSSIPEISYDHDESFLALIDRNGEWRINTFIKGFAKQIQGFASSYSTTGDVIVIGKNKSEMIAACKRMKEIGGGIVLTENGKVIFELPLVLNGGASGDELPIVMKKQNELMRLLKERGYPFDDPIYSLLFLSSTHLPYIRMTPRGIFDVMKKTVLFPSIMR
- the purM gene encoding phosphoribosylformylglycinamidine cyclo-ligase, with product MSDVYKQAGVDIEAGYEAVSRMKKHVAKTIRPGVLGGLGGFGGMFDLSELPYRNPVLVSGTDGVGTKLKLAFLTDKHDTIGVDAVAMCVNDILAQGAEPLFFLDYLAVGKAVPEKIEQIVKGIADGCEQAGCALVGGETAEMPGLYEMDEYDVAGFSVGAVEKEKIVTGQTIEPGHVLVGLSSSGIHSNGYSLVRKILLEDNKLDLKEVYEPFEETLGEVLLTPTKIYVKPVLEALKKYPIDGMAHITGGGFIENIPRMLPEGTGAEIDYGSWPIPAIFDFIQEKGQVDKEDLFNVFNMGIGFVLAVQENHLHGVIQELESHGEKAFIIGRVTKGEGVTFGGGALR
- a CDS encoding EYxxD motif small membrane protein, producing the protein MLLLFLEYLTDMSFIFIALIGGIVALLFVYIKKRRA
- the purH gene encoding bifunctional phosphoribosylaminoimidazolecarboxamide formyltransferase/IMP cyclohydrolase, with the translated sequence MTVKRALVSVSNKENLVPFVKELIDLGVEVISTGGTKSLLEENGLKVIGISEVTGFPEIMDGRVKTLHPNIHGGLLAVRNNPNHMEQLEQNKIETIDMVVVNLYPFKETIAKPDVEFQDAIENIDIGGPSMLRSAAKNHEDVTVLVDPQDYQVVLEELKASGEVSLEKKQRLAAKVFRHTAAYDALIAEFLTKKVGEEDPESVTYTFEKKQALRYGENPHQKASFYQKPFVPVASLANAKQLHGKELSFNNIKDADAALQIVREFTEPAAVAVKHMNPCGVGVGASTVEAFARCYEADPTSIFGGIVALNHEVDGETATKLHEIFLEIVIAPSFSQEALDILTAKKNLRLLTIDVKVLSKPEKVLQSVRGGLLVQDEDTLSLDDVEVTIPTKREPSDQEWKDLTLAWKVVKHVKSNAIVLAKDEMTVGVGAGQMNRVGAAKIAIEQALEKAQGSALGSDAFFPMSDTVEAAAKAGVTAIIQPGGSIKDEDSIRMADEYGITMVFTGVRHFKH
- the purN gene encoding phosphoribosylglycinamide formyltransferase → MKKLAVFASGNGSNFQAIAEEIQKGKIDAKVALVLTDKEGAGVIKRAEAFDLPVFCILPKQFETKVQYEQAILEKLKEYHVDYIILAGYMRLIGETLLGAFEKRIVNIHPSLLPSFPGKDAIGQAYRAGVKVTGVTVHFVDAGMDTGPIIDQEPIRVDEGETEETLAKKIHKVEHVLYPKVIQQLVSK
- the purD gene encoding phosphoribosylamine--glycine ligase, whose translation is MKVLIIGQGGREHALVWKVAQSKLVTEVFVAPGNDGMDNLATRVPLSETDNEALLAFAKEQQIDLTIVGPEVPLLNGIVDDFEEAGLKIFGPRQKAALIEGSKNFAKELMIKYNIPTADYQTFTDVEEAKAYIQEKGAPIVIKADGLAAGKGVTVAETLDVALASVTDMLENEKFGEASSSVVIEEFLAGEEFSLMAFVKGEKVYPMVIAQDHKRAYDNDEGPNTGGMGAYSPVPQISDEVVAEAVETILKPAAKALVSEGSSFTGILYAGLILTEQGPKVIEFNARFGDPETQVVLPRLESDLVEFLMGLLQDQPVELQWTDKAVLGVVLASNGYPNDYEKGRPIGTLQHTHGNAVIFHAGTKRVEEQFVNNGGRVIVVAGFGESISDAQKEAYSLVEQIAAPALFYRKDIGNKAIKHVVS
- a CDS encoding RDD family protein, producing the protein MSELYKAGFFIRVLAAILDTLIIMTPIAMITYFITGDVSLKWTQGVFFTIVYFIYLTVLPIVWKGYVIGKRIVNIPIEKLNGDHLKMSDMILREVVGKFVLGYVTFGITTVVSGLMVLLRKDKRAIHDFMAGTQVSSK
- a CDS encoding YgaP family membrane protein, which translates into the protein MVRPNIGIVNALIRITCGLALLSFSTAKYCKKPWRDSYIFVMILAAMKVGEGIVRFCPITYLFEQNDTYFFEDDEDDFDEDDIEVTYNPS